A genomic region of uncultured Acidilobus sp. JCHS contains the following coding sequences:
- a CDS encoding putative dehydrogenase: MRIAVVGSRGFGTVHLAAMSRLRDEGLDIEYYTYSSSEQEARSLAERFGAAGYFTSYDEVLSSRVDAVDLVVSHDAHAPMAMRAFSAGKHVLLEKPMARTLEEAQAIVEAAERSGLRLMIAENYHFDETFNELYRRLPSVGRPHTIIVRDTHYNQPRGWRRVKELMGGGAVIDGGIHMIHVMLNAMGEYSSVFSTVYRSGAIDMEGEDVGVAIFNFRSGAKGIYIYGWAFRGPPATPIIEVYGDRGSIYEDPSSRLFMESRGFRYFARHGDLVVNGQRVEVPRKDMIAEEIRAFVEYVDGKRKDNPMPPELEIRDLRAVLDIYAASSRC, from the coding sequence TTGAGGATAGCCGTCGTTGGCAGCAGGGGCTTTGGCACTGTTCACCTGGCAGCGATGTCAAGGCTTAGGGACGAAGGCCTCGACATAGAGTACTACACCTACAGCTCCTCCGAGCAGGAGGCCAGGTCCCTGGCTGAGAGGTTCGGGGCCGCGGGCTACTTCACCAGCTACGACGAGGTCCTCTCATCAAGGGTTGACGCAGTTGACCTTGTAGTGAGCCACGACGCTCACGCGCCCATGGCGATGAGGGCCTTCAGCGCGGGGAAGCACGTGCTCCTTGAGAAGCCCATGGCGAGGACCCTTGAGGAGGCCCAGGCCATAGTTGAAGCTGCCGAGAGGAGCGGCCTCAGGCTCATGATAGCCGAGAACTACCACTTCGACGAGACGTTCAACGAGCTCTACAGGCGCCTCCCATCGGTAGGCAGGCCACACACGATCATAGTCAGGGACACCCACTACAACCAGCCGAGGGGCTGGAGGAGGGTAAAGGAGCTCATGGGGGGAGGGGCAGTCATAGACGGAGGCATACACATGATCCACGTCATGCTTAACGCCATGGGCGAGTACTCATCGGTCTTCTCCACGGTCTACCGCAGCGGGGCCATCGACATGGAAGGCGAGGACGTCGGGGTCGCCATCTTCAACTTCAGGTCAGGGGCTAAGGGGATATACATATACGGCTGGGCCTTCAGGGGCCCGCCTGCAACGCCCATAATAGAGGTCTACGGTGACAGGGGCTCAATCTACGAGGACCCGAGCTCAAGGCTCTTCATGGAGTCGAGGGGGTTCAGGTACTTCGCCAGGCACGGGGACCTTGTAGTTAACGGGCAGAGGGTCGAGGTCCCTAGGAAGGACATGATAGCCGAGGAGATAAGGGCCTTCGTTGAGTACGTCGACGGGAAGAGGAAGGACAACCCTATGCCCCCGGAGCTCGAGATCAGGGACCTAAGGGCCGTCCTCGACATATATGCCGCGTCATCCAGGTGCTAG
- a CDS encoding adenylylsulfate kinase (apsK) — protein MRARCLERGLVAWITGLPGSGKTTVALRAKEALESKGYRVEVLDGDWFRAHIDPEAGYTREERVRHLRRVAWVARLLARNGVIVICSFVSPYREAREEARKIVSEEAAFLEVYARCPLEVCIERDPKGLYRRALAGEIKNFTGVSDPYEEPERPDLVLDTANDPPEVNAAKLVEAIERALAGRA, from the coding sequence ATGAGGGCAAGGTGCCTTGAGAGGGGCCTGGTGGCCTGGATAACGGGCCTGCCGGGCAGCGGCAAGACCACGGTCGCCCTCAGGGCCAAGGAGGCGCTGGAGTCCAAGGGCTATAGGGTAGAGGTGCTTGACGGCGACTGGTTCAGGGCCCACATAGACCCAGAAGCGGGCTACACCAGGGAGGAGAGGGTAAGGCACCTGAGGAGGGTCGCGTGGGTGGCAAGGCTCCTGGCCAGGAACGGGGTCATAGTGATATGCAGCTTCGTCTCGCCCTACAGGGAGGCCAGGGAGGAGGCCAGGAAGATAGTGTCAGAGGAAGCGGCCTTCCTCGAGGTCTACGCCAGGTGCCCGCTGGAGGTCTGCATTGAAAGGGACCCGAAGGGCCTCTACAGGAGGGCGCTGGCGGGCGAGATAAAGAACTTCACAGGGGTCAGCGACCCCTACGAGGAGCCTGAGAGGCCTGACCTAGTCCTTGACACGGCCAATGACCCGCCCGAGGTCAACGCCGCTAAGCTGGTGGAGGCCATAGAGAGGGCGCTGGCGGGCCGCGCCTAG
- a CDS encoding ATP sulfurylase — protein MVSAPHGGRLIDRVARGLRAERLAEEANSMPTIDLNASTAYEVANVAHGVYSPLEGFMTQDDYESVLRSSRLVNDVPWTIPIVLDVSEQVAKQALNNDVVLSYQGVRFAVLSVEDAYRWDRRAFAERVYGVLDPEHPGVSAAMARQGEFLIGGMVELFRELPEPFGRYRLWPKETRVLFEQLGWRTIAAFQTRNAPHLGHEFVIKSALTFTDGVFVNPLVGWKKKGDFTDEAIVRSYEALLTHYFPKGSYVFSVLRAPMYYAGPKEAIHHAIMRKNFGATHFIVGRDHAGVGRYYGPYDAWKAFEEFPDLGVTPLFLREFFYCTKCKAVVNEKICPHDDSARVRISGTEIRRMITQGQRPPDYMMRPEVADALIAMGERAFI, from the coding sequence TTGGTCTCAGCGCCTCACGGCGGCAGGCTCATAGACAGGGTTGCGAGGGGCCTCAGGGCCGAGAGGCTGGCCGAGGAGGCCAACTCAATGCCCACCATCGACCTGAACGCCAGCACGGCGTACGAGGTGGCCAACGTGGCCCACGGCGTCTACAGCCCCCTTGAAGGCTTCATGACCCAGGACGACTATGAGAGCGTCCTCAGGTCGTCAAGGCTTGTCAACGACGTGCCCTGGACCATACCGATAGTGCTTGACGTCAGCGAGCAGGTAGCTAAGCAGGCCCTTAACAACGACGTGGTCCTCTCCTACCAGGGCGTGAGGTTCGCGGTCCTGAGCGTCGAGGACGCCTACAGGTGGGACAGGAGAGCCTTCGCCGAGAGGGTCTATGGGGTCCTTGACCCGGAGCACCCAGGCGTCTCGGCCGCCATGGCCAGGCAGGGCGAGTTCCTCATAGGGGGGATGGTGGAGCTGTTCAGGGAGCTCCCCGAGCCGTTTGGGAGGTACAGGCTGTGGCCCAAGGAGACGAGGGTCCTCTTTGAGCAGCTGGGCTGGAGGACCATAGCGGCCTTCCAGACGCGCAACGCGCCCCACCTGGGCCATGAGTTCGTGATAAAGTCAGCCCTTACCTTCACTGACGGCGTTTTCGTGAACCCGCTCGTGGGCTGGAAGAAGAAGGGGGACTTCACAGATGAGGCCATAGTGAGGTCCTATGAGGCCCTCCTGACCCACTACTTCCCCAAGGGGAGCTACGTGTTCAGCGTCCTGAGGGCGCCCATGTACTACGCCGGCCCCAAGGAGGCCATACACCACGCCATAATGAGGAAGAACTTCGGGGCAACTCACTTCATAGTGGGCAGGGACCACGCTGGCGTCGGCAGGTACTACGGGCCCTACGACGCCTGGAAGGCATTTGAGGAGTTCCCCGACCTGGGGGTCACGCCGCTGTTCCTCAGGGAGTTCTTTTACTGTACCAAGTGCAAGGCGGTCGTCAACGAGAAGATATGTCCACACGACGACAGCGCGAGGGTGAGGATAAGCGGCACCGAGATAAGGAGGATGATCACGCAGGGCCAGAGGCCCCCGGACTACATGATGAGGCCTGAGGTGGCTGACGCGCTCATAGCTATGGGCGAGAGGGCGTTCATTTAG
- a CDS encoding Aminopeptidase N has protein sequence MPVRPRLTVSRYVIFLDFEGFRYRGHEAIELESQEDVRLDAEGVKVTSVRANGREVEFSQDGRSVTIRTGRFSGVLEVDFEGEAAERLVGIYRAKQDNDYYISTQFESVHARKMFPCVDDPAYKARFKLTVRVPRDLHVISNMPIERVTLEGDRKVVEFYETPPMSTYLLYLGVGRWEELADEGGRYIVAAPPGRTRYGRLALWAARRSVEFYERYFGIPYPMPKMHLIAVPEFAFGAMENWGAITFRENALLAPEDADLAQRRRVAEVVAHEIAHQWFGDLVTMRWWDDLWLNESFATFMSFKALSSFAPELMPWENFILGETEGAMLRDSLSTTHPIHVEVSTPDEIEGIFDEISYGKGASVLRMVEYFLGESFRKGLSSYLEHFKYSNAEARDLWEAVQPFTTVPVVDLMNDWIMKPGYPYVIAQPEGDRVRLTQHRFSLVRKVEDLTYMVPVTFEVNGRRVDVVLRSREQEVTVGEEVRRLKANLDRAGFYRVLYRDLSKLSELNSFEAYGLVNDYYYFMLSGLVSRDEYLRAVSMVEGRAGYLPALELSDQLFTLFLVNPTAFGDRALRYHRSQLGAVSARPEEHFRELAGRLAHRLAAMDRGYAGELAKQFGKPVDPNMRQAVYTAYAVATGDLEGLRREYDSQQLDSEKVKVLNAAVQVRDRSVLARALDWVASGKRQNMLYVLMAAYNPEGRDVLWGWLRDGGLDRLEKAFEGTAIVYRWLMGVIPFIGLGREREVEDFFASRPEGSRPEIRGGLEILEAYSRLRS, from the coding sequence TTGCCTGTAAGGCCGAGGCTCACCGTGAGCAGGTACGTGATATTCCTGGACTTCGAGGGCTTCAGGTACAGGGGTCATGAGGCCATAGAGCTTGAGTCGCAGGAGGACGTCAGGCTGGACGCCGAGGGGGTGAAGGTAACCTCCGTCAGGGCCAACGGGAGAGAGGTTGAGTTCAGCCAGGACGGGAGGAGCGTGACGATCAGGACTGGGAGGTTCTCAGGGGTCCTCGAGGTCGACTTCGAGGGGGAGGCCGCTGAGAGGCTGGTGGGCATCTACAGGGCTAAGCAGGACAACGACTACTACATATCGACCCAGTTCGAGTCAGTCCACGCCAGGAAGATGTTCCCATGCGTTGACGACCCTGCCTACAAGGCCAGGTTCAAGCTCACGGTGAGGGTGCCGAGGGACCTCCACGTCATATCCAACATGCCCATAGAGAGGGTCACGCTCGAGGGGGACAGGAAGGTCGTGGAGTTCTACGAGACGCCCCCCATGTCGACCTACCTCCTCTACCTTGGCGTAGGCAGGTGGGAGGAGCTGGCTGATGAGGGAGGCCGCTACATAGTGGCCGCCCCGCCCGGCAGGACCAGGTACGGAAGGCTAGCTCTCTGGGCCGCCAGGAGGAGCGTGGAGTTCTACGAGAGGTACTTCGGCATACCGTACCCGATGCCTAAGATGCACCTGATCGCTGTCCCGGAGTTCGCCTTCGGGGCTATGGAGAACTGGGGCGCCATAACGTTCAGGGAGAACGCCCTCCTGGCCCCGGAGGACGCCGACCTGGCCCAGAGGAGGAGGGTCGCCGAGGTGGTGGCCCACGAGATAGCTCACCAGTGGTTCGGGGACCTGGTCACCATGAGGTGGTGGGATGACCTGTGGCTCAACGAGAGCTTCGCCACCTTCATGAGCTTCAAGGCCTTGAGCTCCTTCGCCCCGGAGCTGATGCCCTGGGAGAACTTCATTCTCGGCGAGACGGAGGGAGCCATGCTCAGGGACTCCCTCAGCACGACTCACCCCATACACGTAGAGGTCTCGACGCCTGATGAGATAGAGGGGATATTTGACGAGATAAGCTACGGCAAGGGCGCCAGCGTGCTTAGGATGGTCGAGTACTTCCTCGGGGAGTCGTTCAGGAAGGGCCTCTCGTCGTACCTTGAGCACTTCAAGTACTCCAACGCTGAGGCCCGTGACCTCTGGGAGGCCGTACAGCCCTTCACGACTGTTCCGGTGGTTGACCTCATGAACGACTGGATCATGAAGCCCGGCTACCCCTACGTAATAGCTCAACCCGAGGGGGACAGGGTCAGGCTAACTCAGCACAGGTTCTCCCTTGTCAGGAAGGTTGAGGACCTCACCTACATGGTCCCCGTGACGTTTGAGGTCAACGGGAGAAGGGTGGACGTGGTCCTCAGGTCAAGGGAGCAGGAGGTAACGGTAGGTGAGGAGGTCAGGAGGCTTAAGGCAAACCTTGACAGGGCCGGCTTCTACAGGGTCCTCTACAGGGACCTCTCGAAGCTCAGCGAGCTGAACTCCTTCGAGGCCTACGGCCTGGTCAACGACTACTACTACTTCATGCTCTCAGGTCTCGTTAGCAGGGACGAGTACCTCAGGGCAGTCAGCATGGTGGAGGGCCGCGCTGGGTACCTCCCTGCCCTTGAGCTGAGTGACCAGCTCTTCACCCTCTTCCTAGTCAACCCGACAGCCTTCGGCGACAGGGCGCTGAGGTACCACAGGTCGCAGCTGGGGGCCGTCTCGGCGAGGCCCGAGGAGCACTTCAGGGAGCTGGCCGGCAGGCTGGCCCACAGGCTGGCCGCGATGGACCGCGGCTACGCCGGCGAGCTGGCCAAGCAGTTCGGGAAGCCCGTCGACCCCAACATGAGGCAGGCCGTCTACACGGCCTACGCCGTGGCGACGGGCGACCTGGAGGGCCTGAGGAGGGAGTACGACTCCCAGCAGCTGGACTCAGAGAAGGTCAAGGTGCTCAACGCGGCCGTCCAGGTAAGGGACAGGTCGGTGCTCGCCAGGGCGCTGGACTGGGTGGCCTCAGGCAAGAGGCAGAACATGCTCTACGTGCTGATGGCCGCCTACAACCCTGAGGGCCG